One genomic region from Nymphaea colorata isolate Beijing-Zhang1983 chromosome 12, ASM883128v2, whole genome shotgun sequence encodes:
- the LOC116266094 gene encoding peroxisomal membrane protein 11-4 codes for MDDTVDKLVVFLAKRDGIDKLVKTFQYVSKLVHWHAEAVHPNIAQRAKQWELASGLSRKAFRTGRFLTGFNALRRNPGATHSFRLLAVFANAGEMVYFFFDHLLWLARVGVLDPGIARRMSFISAFGESVGYVFFIISDFIMIRNGLIAQKKLLQAHTSGADPAPADKEVKEKLRKIWGDRIMRLMAVAANLADLVIALADIEPNPLCNHAVTLGISGLVSAWAGWYRNWPS; via the coding sequence ATGGATGACACAGTAGACAAGCTGGTCGTCTTCTTGGCGAAGCGAGATGGCATAGACAAGCTGGTCAAGACCTTCCAGTATGTCTCCAAGCTTGTCCACTGGCACGCAGAAGCCGTCCACCCAAACATAGCCCAGAGAGCCAAGCAATGGGAGCTTGCCTCCGGGCTCAGCCGCAAGGCATTCCGAACTGGCCGCTTCCTCACCGGCTTCAATGCTCTCCGACGAAATCCCGGCGCTACCCACAGTTTCCGGTTGCTTGCTGTCTTCGCCAACGCCGGTGAGATGGTCTACTTCTTCTTTGATCATCTGCTATGGCTGGCCAGAGTAGGCGTTCTGGACCCTGGTATTGCCAGGAGGATGAGCTTCATATCGGCATTTGGGGAGTCAGTAGGATAcgtcttcttcatcatctcGGACTTCATCATGATCAGAAATGGCCTAATTGCGCAAAAGAAGCTCCTCCAGGCACACACGTCCGGCGCCGATCCGGCACCGGCGGACAAGgaggtgaaggagaaactgAGGAAGATATGGGGTGATAGGATAATGAGGTTGATGGCTGTGGCAGCCAATCTTGCTGATTTAGTCATAGCGTTGGCTGATATAGAGCCCAATCCTTTATGTAACCATGCAGTGACGTTGGGCATAAGTGGGCTGGTTTCTGCTTGGGCTGGATGGTACAGAAACTGGCCATCTTGA
- the LOC116265194 gene encoding uncharacterized protein LOC116265194 codes for MNTTTFLKMEKAIFLWRPPHLMTNVASQQQLSNYRFGVLKPSLNFMPSGLVIKRSALLCSRLSAWEPSPLPYSDRSDVDSTIKESNIFESLDVQEASTTSISEGENSTTSQEKSLQPLRWPMWLLGPSVLLVTGMVPTLWLPLSSVFLGCNISSLLSLVGLDCIFNIGATLFLLMADACARSNLKSAGSNLKREPHTPTDLIPWNYRFCNASAGLAGFIIPLMILLASHRSILHPPLQSLSFAVLFGPYLLLLFMQMLTEMLTWHWRSPVWLIAPIVYEAYRVLQLMRGLRLAGEVAAPPWVVHSIRGLVSWWILILGIQLMRVSWFAGFHARADPSVDQ; via the coding sequence ATGAATACCACAACTTTCTTAAAAATGGAGAAGGCTATCTTTCTATGGAGGCCTCCACACCTTATGACAAATGTTGCTTCCCAGCAACAGTTATCAAACTATAGATTTGGAGTTCTGAAGCCATCTCTTAATTTCATGCCCTCAGGTCTTGTCATCAAACGTTCTGCTCTCCTTTGTTCACGATTGTCTGCATGGGAGCCCTCACCACTTCCATACTCTGATAGAAGTGACGTTGACAGCACCATAAAGGAGAGCAACATCTTTGAATCCCTGGATGTCCAAGAAGCAAGCACAACAAGCATCTCTGAGGGTGAAAACAGCACCACCAGCCAAGAAAAATCTTTACAACCTCTGAGGTGGCCTATGTGGCTTTTGGGACCTTCAGTTTTGCTTGTGACTGGCATGGTTCCAACCCTGTGGTTGCCCTTGTCTTCTGTATTCCTTGGCTGCAACATCTCAAGTCTCCTCTCCTTAGTCGGATTAGACTGCATTTTTAACATTGGTGCCACCTTATTTCTGCTCATGGCAGATGCTTGTGCTAGATCAAACTTGAAGAGTGCTGGATCAAATTTGAAGAGAGAACCACATACACCTACCGATCTAATCCCTTGGAATTACAGGTTCTGCAACGCAAGTGCAGGATTGGCTGGCTTTATCATTCCTTTGATGATACTCTTGGCGTCCCACAGAAGCATTCTGCATCCGCCATTGCAGTCCCTTTCTTTTGCTGTTCTTTTTGGTCCGTATCTTCTGCTCTTGTTCATGCAGATGTTGACAGAGATGCTGACATGGCACTGGCGATCACCTGTGTGGTTGATTGCTCCAATCGTCTATGAGGCCTACAGAGTTTTGCAGCTAATGAGAGGCTTGAGATTGGCAGGCGAGGTGGCCGCACCACCATGGGTGGTGCACAGCATTAGAGGATTGGTTTCATGGTGGATTCTGATCCTAGGGATTCAGCTTATGAGAGTTTCGTGGTTTGCAGGATTCCATGCTCGTGCTGATCCTAGTGTGGATCAATGA
- the LOC116265917 gene encoding uncharacterized protein LOC116265917 isoform X1, whose amino-acid sequence MDAQRALLDELMGAARNLTEEEKKGFREICWDDREVCGSYMVRFCPHDLFFNTKSDLGPCPKIHDPKLKESFEKSPRHDMYVPRFEAELAQFCEKLVLDLDRKVRRGRERLAQEVEAPPPPPIPPEKSEQLALVEDKIKKLLEQVESLGEAGKVDEAEALMRKVDMLNAEKTLLTQSSNDKALTLTQEKKMALCEICGSFLVANDAAERTQSHITGKQHMGYGMIRDFISEYKAAKEKAREERSVKDKEAQEQKRQKEKEGENRKRENDVRERERYRDREKERERSREWSSRGSRDSGRATSDLKHSHYRGSRDWGRDRDRDRNGSRRSRSRSPSRHSRRRSPRSPGRQY is encoded by the exons ATGGACGCCCAGAGAGCGCTGTTGGATGAGTTAATGGGTGCTG CACGAAACCTTAcagaagaggagaaaaagggATTCAGAGAAATATGTTGGGATGATAGAGAAGTTTGTGGTTCCTATATGGTTCGCTTTTGCCCGCATGATCTGTTCTTCAATACAAAAAGTGATCTTG GTCCATGCCCTAAAATTCATGATCCAAAGTTGAAAGAGAG CTTCGAGAAATCACCAAGGCATGACATGTATGTTCCAAGATTTGAAGCAGAGCTTGCTCAGTTTTGTGAAAAactg GTACTGGACTTGGACAGGAAGGTTCGGAGGGGCCGTGAGAGGCTAGCACAAGAAGTTGAAGCTCCACCCCCACCTCCTATTCCACCTGAGAAATCTGAGCAGCTTGCTCTAGTGGAGGATAAGATAAAAAAGCTACTTGAGCAAGTGGAATCTCTGGGTGAAGCTGGCAAGGTTGATGAGGCTGAAGCGCTCATGAGAAAG GTGGATATGTTGAATGCTGAAAAGACACTTTTAACACAATCATCAAATGACAAAGCATTAACTCTTACACAAGAGAAGAAGATGGCACTTTGTGAGATATGTGGGTCCTTCTTAGTTGCTAATGACGCTGCTGAGAGGACCCAGTCACATATAACTGGCAAGCAGCATATGGGGTATGGCATGATTCGGGACTTTATAAGTGAATACAAG GCTGCCAAAGAAAAGGCAAGGGAGGAGAGATCGGTTAAAGATAAGGAAGCACAAGAGCAAAAAAGgcagaaagaaaaggagggtGAGAACAGGAAGCGAGAAAATGATgtaagagagagggaaaggtaTAGGGACCgtgaaaaggaaagagaaagatcCCGAGAATGGAGTAGCAGGGGGAGCAGGGACAGTGGGAGGGCCACCTCAGATTTGAAGCACAGCCATTACAGAGGTAGTCGCGATTGGGGCAGAGACAGAGATCGTGATCGTAATGGGAGCAGGAGGAGCAGGTCTCGTTCTCCATCTAGACATAGCCGCAGGAGGTCACCAAGAAGCCCAGGTCGGCAATACTAG
- the LOC116265917 gene encoding uncharacterized protein LOC116265917 isoform X2 — protein MDAQRALLDELMGAARNLTEEEKKGFREICWDDREVCGSYMVRFCPHDLFFNTKSDLGPCPKIHDPKLKESFEKSPRHDMYVPRFEAELAQFCEKLVLDLDRKVRRGRERLAQEVEAPPPPPIPPEKSEQLALVEDKIKKLLEQVESLGEAGKVDEAEALMRKVDMLNAEKTLLTQSSNDKALTLTQEKKMALCEICGSFLVANDAAERTQSHITGKQHMGYGMIRDFISEYKAAKEKAREERSVKDKEAQEQKRQKEKEGENRKRENDVRERERYRDREKERERSREWSSRGSRDSGRATSDLKHSHYRGSRDWGRDRDRDRNGSRRSRSRSPSRHSRRRSPRSPAL, from the exons ATGGACGCCCAGAGAGCGCTGTTGGATGAGTTAATGGGTGCTG CACGAAACCTTAcagaagaggagaaaaagggATTCAGAGAAATATGTTGGGATGATAGAGAAGTTTGTGGTTCCTATATGGTTCGCTTTTGCCCGCATGATCTGTTCTTCAATACAAAAAGTGATCTTG GTCCATGCCCTAAAATTCATGATCCAAAGTTGAAAGAGAG CTTCGAGAAATCACCAAGGCATGACATGTATGTTCCAAGATTTGAAGCAGAGCTTGCTCAGTTTTGTGAAAAactg GTACTGGACTTGGACAGGAAGGTTCGGAGGGGCCGTGAGAGGCTAGCACAAGAAGTTGAAGCTCCACCCCCACCTCCTATTCCACCTGAGAAATCTGAGCAGCTTGCTCTAGTGGAGGATAAGATAAAAAAGCTACTTGAGCAAGTGGAATCTCTGGGTGAAGCTGGCAAGGTTGATGAGGCTGAAGCGCTCATGAGAAAG GTGGATATGTTGAATGCTGAAAAGACACTTTTAACACAATCATCAAATGACAAAGCATTAACTCTTACACAAGAGAAGAAGATGGCACTTTGTGAGATATGTGGGTCCTTCTTAGTTGCTAATGACGCTGCTGAGAGGACCCAGTCACATATAACTGGCAAGCAGCATATGGGGTATGGCATGATTCGGGACTTTATAAGTGAATACAAG GCTGCCAAAGAAAAGGCAAGGGAGGAGAGATCGGTTAAAGATAAGGAAGCACAAGAGCAAAAAAGgcagaaagaaaaggagggtGAGAACAGGAAGCGAGAAAATGATgtaagagagagggaaaggtaTAGGGACCgtgaaaaggaaagagaaagatcCCGAGAATGGAGTAGCAGGGGGAGCAGGGACAGTGGGAGGGCCACCTCAGATTTGAAGCACAGCCATTACAGAGGTAGTCGCGATTGGGGCAGAGACAGAGATCGTGATCGTAATGGGAGCAGGAGGAGCAGGTCTCGTTCTCCATCTAGACATAGCCGCAGGAGGTCACCAAGAAGCCCAG CTCTGTGA